CACTAAAAAAGGGTAATACTGTGGCTAAAAAATCAATGCTCGCACGCGAACGTAAAAGAGCTAAACTTGTCGCGAAATATAAAGAGCGTAGAAACGAATTAAAAGTTTTGATTAAGTCGTCTACTGATTTTGATGAAATTATGGAAGCACAGGCTAAATTGTCTAAGCTTCCGATTAATTCTAATCCAGTGCGACACAGCACTCGTTGCCAGCAATGTGGGCGGCCGCATGCGGTATATCGCAAATTTGGCCTTTGCAGGATTTGCTTAAGACAGCAGCTAATGACCGGTAATGTTACTGGTGGTCGCAAATCCAGCTGGTAAATTTTATTCTATGGAGAACAACTGTGAGTATGCATGATCCTGTTGCTGACATGTTGACTAGAATTCGTAATGGTCAGCAAGCTAAACATCAGAGCGTAACCCTGAATTCATCTAAGTTGAAAGAAGAAATAGCTAGGGTTTTAAAAGAAGAAGGTTACATATTAGATTATAATGTGCAACTTCTTGAAAATAATATTAAATCTATTACGTTACAATTAAAGTACTATCATGGTAAACCTGTAATTGAGCGTATTTTGCGTATTAGTCGCCCTGGTTTAAGAGTTTATAAATCATTTAAAGATTTGCCTTCAATTCCTGGTTTTGGTGTTGCCATTCTTTCTACCTCAAAAGGGGTAATGACTCATGTTGCAGCTAAAAGACAAGGTGTTGGTGGTGAAATTCTTTGTGAAGTGGCCTAATACTTGAGAGGAATGATATGTCTAGAGTAGCAAAAGCCCCAATTAATTTGCCTGCAAACGTTGAGCTTACCATCGGAAAAGATACTTTAACCGTAAAGGGCCCAAAAGGTTCACTAGTTCAGCACTATAATAAGCTGGTAAATGTTAGCAAAAGTGAAGATAGCAATAATAAGATAGAGTTTAAACCTGCTTCTAACGATCCTAATGCTTGGGCACATGCAGGAACTGTCCGCGCTTTAGTAAATAATATGGTTAAAGGTGTAACCAACGGTTTTGATGTTACGTTAGAACTGGTAGGTGTAGGATATCGTGCTCAAGCTAATAATAAAGCAATTACTTTATCCTTAGGCTTTTCTCATCCAATAGAATACGCCTTGCCTCAAGGTGTTACTGCAGAAACGCCAAATAACACAACCATTATAATCCGTGGTATTGACAAACAATTGTTAGGGCAAGTTGCCTCTGAAATCCGTGGATTTAGACCACCTGAGCCTTATAAAGGCAAGGGCATTCGTTATGCTGGTGAAATTATTATTCGTAAAGAAGCCAAAAAGAAATAAGGTGTAAGAGATGAAGAATAAAGAGCAGGCCCGTATACGACGTGGTTTAAAGGCGAAAGCTATTCATCGCCGTAATCCCGAGAAAGCAAGACTTGTCGTGCATAGAAGTGGTACTCACATCTATTCTCAAATCGTTGTGCGTGGTGAAAAAGGTGACGTAGTCATTGTTTGTTCATCTACGATGGATAAAGAGCTTAAGTCAAAGCTTTCAGGAACCAAAGTAGAGCAAGCCCAGCAAGTTGGTAAATTGTTAGGTGAACGAGCCAAGGCTAAAAATATAGATGAAGTTTCTTTTGATCGTTCAGGTTTTAAATACCACGGTAGAGTGAAAGCTTTGGCCGATGGCGCTCGAGAAGCTGGGTTGAATTTTTAAGGAACGGTTATGGCAGCATTTGATGAAATTCAAAAGAGTGACGGATACCAAGAAAAATTAGTATCTGTAACACGTACAGCCAAAGTAGTAAAAGGTGGTCGTGTTTTTGGCTTTGCCGTGCTAGTAGTAGTTGGTGATGGTAAAGGTAAAGTTGGGTTTGGTCGTGGTAAAGCTAGAGAAGTGCCGATTGCAATTCAAAAGGCAATGGATCAAGCAAGAAAGAATATGACTTATATTCCTTTAGCAGGTACTACCATTCATCACGAAATTACTTGGAACTACGGCGCTTCAAAAGTATTTATGAAACCTGCGAGTGAAGGTACAGGAATTATTGCTGGCGGTGCTATGCGAGCTGTGCTTGAAGTATTGGGCGTTCAAAATATTTTGGCGAAAAGTATTGGTTCTACCAACCCAAGCAATATTGTGCGTGCCACAATTAATGCGCTTACTAACATCGGAACTCCTGATTATGTAGCAGCTAAGCGTGGTAAAACAGTTGCAGAAGTAATGGCGGAATAATAATGAGCAAAAAAATCAAAATTACTTTGGTGAAGAGCGTCATTGGACGTAAGCCAAAGCACATTGAAATAGTTAAACAACTTGGCTTAGGCAAGTTAAACAGCAGTGTAGTTCAACAAGACAATCCTGCAATAAGAGGATTGGTTAATATTGTTAATTACCTGGTGCAAGTTGAGGAGTGTGCATAATGAATTTGAATACACTATCTCCAGATCCCGGTTCACGTCCAGGAAAAAAGCGCCTTGGTAGAGGAATTGGTTCTGGTTTAGGTAAAACTTGTGGTAAAGGGCATAAAGGTCAAAAGGCTCGCGCAGGTGGATTCCATAAAATTAATTTCGAAGGCGGGCAAATGCCAATTCAACGTCGTCTTCCTAAAATGGGTTTTAAATCACGAACTGCACGTACTGTTGATCAAATTACCTTGGGTGAATTGGCAACAATAAAAGCAGAAAGTATTGATCTTCAAGCATTGAAAGATTCTGGTTTGATTAATAAGTCCATTAAAGAAGTGAAGGTTATTCTTTCTGGCGAAATTAATGCTCCTCTGAAATTAAAGGGCTTGCGTGTAACTAAAGGTGCACGTGCAGCAATTGAACAGGCTGGCGGCAGTATTGAAGAGTGACTATGAATAACCAGAGGCAAACATCAGGCCAATCCCGCGGTGGATTGGCGGAACTAAAATCAAGGTTGTTATTTGTCATAATAGGCATATTAGTCTATCGTTTAGGCGCACATATTCCTGTTCCTGGTTTAGATCCACAGAAATTGGCTAATTTTTTTGGCGAGCAGCAAAATACTATATTTGGCTTGTTCAATATGTTTTCTGGTGGCGCTTTATCACGGGTAACTGTTTTTGCAATTGGAATCATGCCCTATATTTCTGCATCTATTATTATTCAATTATTTTCTGTTGTTTCTCCAAAATTGGAGCAATTGAAAAAAGAAGGTGAATCTGGACGCAGAAAAATTAACCAGTATACTCGCTACTTGACGCTGATCCTCGCTATTTTTCAATCTTTAGGTATGGCAAGATGGCTTGCAGGACAGCAAATAGCTTTGCATGCTGACATATTCTTTTACTTTACCGCTGTTGTTACTCTGGTTACAGGAACAATGTTCCTCATGTGGCTTGGAGAGCAAATTACTGAAAAGGGCGTTGGTAATGGGATATCCCTGATTATATTTTCAGGAATAGTTTCCAGTATGCCTCATGCAATTGCATCTGTATTTCAGCAAGTAAAAGAAGGCCAAATGCAAGCTCTCACCCTATTATTAGTAGGTGTGATTGTAGTATTGGTTACTGGTTTTGTTGTTTTTATGGAAAGAGCGCAGCGCCGCATAAGAGTTAATTATGCTCAGCGTACACACGGCCGAAAAGTCTATGCAGCTCAAACTAGCCATTTACCTTTAAAAATTAATATGTCAGGGGTAATACCGCCAATTTTTGCATCAAGCATTATATTATTGCCGGCGACTCTGGCACAGTTTTTTGCCAAAGGTAAAGGGATGGATTGGTTAGCTGATATTGGTATGGCACTTTCTCCAGGGCAACCACTTTATTTAATTATTTATGCCATTGCAATTTTGTTCTTTGCTTTCTTTTATGCGGCCTTAGTGTTTAATCCTAAAGATACCGCTGATAATTTGAAGAAATCGGGGGCTTATATTCCTGGTATTCGTCCCGGTGAGCAAACGACTCGTTATATTGATTCGGTTATGACACGCCTAACTTTGGTTGGTGCTATATACTTAGTGTTAGTGTGCTTGTTACCGCAGATTTTAATGTATACCTGGCATGTGCCTTTTTATTTTGGTGGAACTTCGCTGTTAATCATTGTTGTTGTTATTATGGATTTTGTTGCTCAAGTGCAAGCGCATCTTATGACTCAACAATATGATTCGTTGATGAAAAAAGCCAATTTTAGAGGGACCAAGTTGCCTGGTCTTTTATGATTATTATCGGAGTTTTTAATGAAAGTTAGAGCATCAGTAAAACGACTCTGTCGTAACTGTAAAATTATTAAGCGTAATGGAACTATTCGCGTTATATGCAAAGATGCACGGCATAAGCAAAAGCAAGGATAAAATCCTTGCTTGATTTTAGTTCATTATAATAGTATTCTTCTGTCCCTTTCTGACAGAGCAAAAAATAACGTTCGGAGAGACTAATGGCTCGTATTGCAGGTGTTAACATACCGGATCACAAACATATCGTGATAGCCCTTACATCGATTTATGGAATTGGCAAGACAACAGCAATTAAATTATGTGAAGCTGTAGGTATTGAGACAGCAACAAAGGTATCTCAATTATCTGAAGAAAAACTCGAAGCTTTGCGTACTGAGATTGCTAAAATGACCGTTGAGGGAGATTTACGCCGTGCGATTAATATGAATATTAAGCGCCTCATGGATCTTGGTTGCTATCGCGGTCTTCGTCACCGTCGTGGCTTGCCATTGCGTGGACAACGTACAAAGACTAATGCGCGTACGCGTAAAGGTCGACGTAAAGCTAGCAATATCTAATTATATGTAGGAAAACAAGATGAATAAGGCAAAGCAGCAAAAATCAAGAAAGAAGGTAAAGCGAATAGTATCTGATGGTATTGTACATGTTCACGCTTCTTTTAATAATACCATCGTTACTTTCACTGACCGCCAAGGTAATGCATTATGCTGGGCTACTGCCGGTGGTTCTGGTTTCCGTGGTTCAAGAAAAAGTACCCCTTATGCGGCGCAGGTTGCTACTGAAAGAGCAGCTGTTGTTGCAAAAGAATACGGTGTGAAATCTGTAGCAGTATTAATTGATGGTCCTGGACCAGGTCGTGAATCTACCATTCGCGAGCTGATCGCACAGGATTTTAAAATTGTAGAAATAACCGATGTAACTGGCATACCTCATAATGGATGTAAGCCACCTAAAAAACGTCGTGTATAAGTTCAGGAGTTTTTAATGGCTAGATACCTTGGTCCAAAATGTAAGTTGTCACGCAGAGAGGGCACTGATTTATTCTTAAAGAGTGGTGTTCGAGACCATAAATCAAAGTGTAAATCTGAAAAGCTTCCAGGTCAGCATGGTGCTAACAAGCCTCGTCTAAGTGACTATGGTGTTCAGTTGCGCGAAAAGCAAAAAATTAGACGTCTCTATGGGGTTCTTGAAAAGCAATTCCATAATTATTATAAGAAAGCCGCTAGACAACCAGGGTCTACTGGTGAGAATTTAATGGTTCTTCTAGAAAGACGTCTTGATAATGTTGTTTACAGAATGGGATTTGCCAGTACTCGTGCAGAAGCTAGACAATTAGTTGCTCATAAAGCAGTATTGGTTAATGATGGAGTTGTAAATATTCCATCTTATTTAGTGAAGCCAGGCGATGTTGTTTCAATTCGTCAAAAAGCAAAAGGTCAAGGCCGAATTCAAGCTGCTGTTGCACTTTCTGAGCAACGTGCCTCTTGTGATTGGTTAACTGTTGATGCAAGTACTTTTAAAGGTACTTTTACATCTTCGCCTACACTGAATGATTTATCATCCTATTATAACGTTAATTTAGTTGTAGAACTTTACTCTAAGTAAGCTCGGGAGACAAACCGAATGGACATACATGAAATGATGACGCCATCTGTGCTTAAAGTAGATGCTAAGTCGCCTTACCACTCACGCGTTGTTCTTGAGCCTTTAGAGCGTGGATACGGTCATACCCTAGGTAATGCGTTAAGACGTATTCTCTTATCATCTATGCCAGGTTATGCAATTACCGAAGTAGCTATTGATGGTGTGTTGCATGAATACAGCACAATTGAGGGTGTACAAGAAGATGTAGTAGATATCCTCTTAAACTTGAAACAGGTTGCTATCAAGCTTACTACCGGAAAAGAAGCAGTTTTAACCTTAAGTAAGCAAGGTCCATGTCAGGTTACTGCAGGTGATATTCAATTGACTCATGGCCAGGAAATTGTTAATCCTGAATTGGTCATTGCCACGTTGAATGAAAACGGCAAGTTGAATATGACTTTAAAGGTAGAAAAGGGTGTTGGGTTCCATTCAACAGATTCTTTCATCAGAAGTTTTGATGAAGAAATTGAACAAAAATCTGTTGGAAAATTAAAACTCGACAATACTTTTTCACCTGTCAAAAAAGTTGCCTATTTTGTTGATAGTGCTCGGGTAGAAAATCGAACAGACTTGGACAAGTTAACTATTGATTTAGAGACTGATGGTACGCTTGATCCAGAAGAAGCGATCCGTATTTCTGCCTCTATTTTGCAGCGTCAGCTACATGCCTTTGTTGACATGAAGTTTGAAGAGTCACGTGCTGATAATAAAGAGCGAAATGATTTTGATCCTATTTTGCTAAGACCTGTTGACGATTTAGAACTTACCGTTCGATCTGCAAACTGTCTAAAAGCAGAAAACATTTATTATATTGGTGATCTGGTTCAAAAGACTGAAAATGAATTGTTAAAGACACCAAATCTAGGTAAAAAATCTCTCACCGAAATTAAAGACGTACTTGCTTCACGCTCTTTATCTTTGGGAATGAAGCTTGAGAATTGGCCGCCAGCAAATCTTGGCGAGTAATATTTAGGAGTTTGTCATGCGTCACCGTAATTCAGGCCGTAGTTTTAGCCGTACAAGTAGCCATAGAAAAGCAATGTTTTCAAATATGTGTACATCGCTTATTGAGCATGAATTAATTAAAACAACATTGCCAAAAGCTAAAGAGCTACGTCGCTACATTGAGCCTTTGATCACTGTTAGTAAGAAAGATTCTGTCGCCACAAGACGCTATGTATTTGATAGATTGCGTTCCAAAAGTGCTGTAGGTAAATTATTTACCACTTTAGGCCCACGCTATGTCGAGCGTCCAGGTGGTTATGTTAGAGTCTTAAAATGCGGTTATCGTCCCGGAGACAATGCTCCTATGGCGATCGTTGAATTGGTCGACAGGCCTGTAGAAGAAGCTACTGAAGAGTAATCTTTGTCGCTAAAAGACCCGCTGATGCGGGTTTTTTTTTATCTTGGCACGAATTTGTGAGGCAATATTCGCGTCGTTCTAATGGAATTGTAAACGCGACAAGAGATGCAATTACGCTACATCATGGGCAGTCTTTGCCAAGTGGCCAACATCTACTCGAACAAAAATTGAGTCACCAATTGCCGTTAGTGTATCGCCAGCATAAACTTCGCATAATACACGAGTCTTACGCTCAACGTTACCCTCGACCCGTGCTTTGAGTGTTAGTAGAATGCCCATTGGTGTTGGTTTAATATATTTAATGCCAAGAGAGCCCGTTACACAGTCAATGCGTGGTAGAGTATCCACTTCCCTGTCTTCAGTACGATAATGATTTGCCATTGCTGTCCAGTTCGAATGACAATCGATGAGACAACTGATCAATCCACCATAGACAAGCGATGGCCAACCCGTATAACGCACATCTGGCATATGCTTTGCGATGACGTGTATATTGTCATCATCCCAATAACTTTTAATTTGCAGGCCATGCTCGTTTTTTGAGCCGCAGCCAAAACAGATACCCTCCGGTGCAGCAAGATCTTGCAAAGCGGATTTCTTTATTTCCAATTGTTAATTTCCATTATGCGCATGTATATCAATATTAAATATATAGAGATTTTTAGAATATCTATTGTTTCGAATAAAAAAGCCATCAATATCTTTATATGTAATGATGGCTTAGTTTATTGGCTCAATGAATAAAGACAAATCAATTATTCTTCATCAATCTCTTTATATACATTTAGAACGGAATATCATCATCCAACTCATCAAACGCTTCTTGTGCAGTTTGGGTTGCTTGTGGTTTACGATTCATTGGCTGAGCCATTGGTGCCGCCGCTGCTGCAGACATTTCGTCAAAACTCGAGGAACCAGATTTAGCGTCAAGCATTTGTATGTCTGTCGCTACGATTTCGGTAGTATAACGATCTTGGCCTTGTTGATCTTGCCATTTTCTAGTGCGCAAACTGCCTTCGACGTAGAGTTTTGAACCTTTACGAACATATTCACCCGCGATCTCACCTAAACGATTAAAGCATACGACACGATGCCATTCTGTACGCTCTTGCTTATCCCCAGTTTGTTTGTCTTTCCATGTTTCACTAGTCGCTAGTGATATTGTTGTGACTGCATTGCCATTAGGCATATACCTGACATCGGGATCTACACCAACATTGCCTATTAAAATTACCTTGTTAATGCCACGAGCCATTGTTTTTCTCCTGTATGCGATAGTTAGAGCGAAATTATACCCAATCTAGAGGCGATTGCGTAGGCGTGAGGTGCAGCTATATCTCATTATATCATTTGTTAACTTCCATTTGTTCTAATAGTTGTACTGCACTACCGTCCTGGTAAGTTGCCTTATCGATTCGTAAGTAAATAACTTGTTCAGCTTGAGAAATATTTACGTCGCGAACTCCCTGTAAGTTTTTTAATTGATGTATCAATTGTTGCACATCGGTGATGGATTGGGGATAGCTTAAGATAAGGGTTGAAACATAGATATCGGGTTTGATAAATAGTGAGATGACAAACCAGAGAGTCCCGAGACAGGCATTAATGATAAATACAGTCATGCTTCCGCCTAACTGAAATAAAATACCCGCAAAGGCGCCGCCTGCAAAAATACCTAAGAATTGGCTGCTGGAATACACACCCATTGCGGTACCTTTACTACTGGGATCAGCCTGCTTGGAAATCAATGAAGGCAGGGTTGCTTCGAGAATGTTAAATGCTACAAAATAAATAAACATCAAAACCCACAAACTCATCCATTGTTGATTAACAAAAGCTAACAATAATTGCATTAGACTCGTTGTAAAAACTGCTCCAATAAAAACTTTTTTCATTTGGCGTTTTTTTTCAGCCAACAAAATAAAGGGGATCATTACTACGAAGGAAAAAAGCATAAGAGGTAAATAAAAATGCCATTGTTGGCTTAAATGCGCTTGGCGAATATGTTGCTGTAGAAGAAGGGGAATAACATAGAATGTTGCAGTTAGAATAAAATGTTGAAAAAAAATACCGACATTTAAACGCTGTAAATGTCGATTAGACAGGACAGTTTTTAGCAAGGTGAAATTCGCTTCACTATCTGCATGGAAGCTTTCTTTCTTAGGTGTGGGAATGACAAAATGCAATAAGTACAAGCCCATTAATGCAAGAATAGCTGTTAAATAAAAAATACCTGCTAAACCAAAATGTGAAGTTATTGCAGGACTAATAACCATCGCCAAACTAAATGACATACCGATAGTCATACCGATTACGGCCATAGCTCGCGTTCGATGATTGTCCGGAGTTAGATCAGCCATAAGGGCAATTAATACACTGCCGATAGCTCCTGTACCTTGCAATGTGCGAGCAAAAATCATCGTATAGATTGAATGGCTTAAAGCGCCAATTAGACTGCCACAAGCGAACATTAACAGTCCAATGGTTAGGATTGGTTTACGTCCAAAACGATCGGAAAGTAGGCCAAATGGCATTTGCAATAATCCCTGGCTTAAACCGTAACTTCCTAACGCCAAACCAATTAAGGAGGGTGTTGCTCCGTCAAGCTTGCCGGCAAATATCGTAAAAACCGGGATTAGCATAAACAATCCCAACATACGAAATGAAAAGATAGCGGCAATAGGAAAGACTGTTTTTAACCAGGAATACTTCATTAACGACAAGGCCTCTTAATGTGATTTGCTGATGGTACAAAGTTAGCGTCTAGGTGACAAGGATATCTTTATAAGAAATGGAGGAATAGGGTTAGTATGATTGACAGACTGGGCGAATCACTGTAGTTTTGATGCATTTTTTACCGAGAGGAAAAGGGTAATGAGCATATTTGCTAATAAAGTATCATTAATTACAGGTGGAGCTCGAGGCATAGGTAAAGCAACTGCCTTGAAGTTAGCACAAGCTGGCAGTGATATAGCAATTGTTTATTACAACAGCTCTGATGAAGCACAACGCTTAGTTGAAGAGATTCAACAGTTAGGACGTAAGGCAGTCGCTTTACAAGCGAATGTTGCTGACCACCAATCTGTTAAAGAGATGTTTACCCAATTTCGTGAGCATTTCTCACAACTTAATTTTTTAATCAGCAATGCTGCGAGTGGCGTATTAAAACCGGCATTAAAAATGTCAACCAAGCATTGGCGTTGGTGTTTGGAAACAAATGCTCTGGCTTTAAATCATTTAGTGACAGAAGGACGAGAGTTAATGCCTCCGCAGAGCCGTGTTATTGCTTTGTCGAGTTTAGGAGCGCATAGAGCGATCCCAAATTATGCATTTATTGGTGCATCCAAGGCAGCGCTTGAAGCATTAGTACGCTCTTTAAGTCTTGAGCTTGCAGAATTCGGTATAACGGTTAATACAGTGTCTGCGGGAGTGGTTGATACTGATGCACTAAAGCATTTCCCCAACCGTCAGCAGTTATTAGACGAATACCACGCTCATTCATTATCAGCAGAACCGCTCACAGCAGCAGATGTGGCTGATGTTATATATCTCTTATGTCGACCTGAAGCAAAAATGATTAATGCACATACTTTATTTGTTGATGCGGGCTATAGCCAGGTAGGCTAATCATCAGGTAAAACATCCGATTACTATCAATTGCTTTTCCCGCTTACGTGGGAAAGTAATTGATCAATTCTTTCTGAAGGCTTAATTGCAGGTGCCAAAACCTAAATACTTATTATAAGCATTGTCATCTTCATTATCAGCAGCGTAATAACTGTCGTATGAACAAGACACGTCCTCTTTCTTTTCGTGCATGGGCGTGACGATTGACGCTAGGATCTGCTTTTTAGAGGGATTGGGAATTGGATCTAGCTTATTCGCTAAAGTCGCCAGCGTATCTAAAATTTGAGAATAGGTTGGTCTCTCAAAAGAATCTTCATGCATCATATTTCGAAGTAACGCTTTAATCTCTGCGTGACACGTCGGAATTTCATTCATCCGAGAATACAACGTGGCGAAGGAGGGACATTTTGCTGCCCAAATGACATCAGTGGGGTGAAAATCAGGATTTGCAAACACATCATCACCCCACAAAAGCATTAATACTCGACCAAGCGCATAAATATCGGTTTCAATAGTGCTGTTTTGGTAAAACGAATAGCATTCGGGAGCTGCGTAGGGAATTGCACCATGATGTTCTTTTGAATCATCAAAACCTTTGATAATAGCAAAAGCGAGATCGATGAAGTACGCAATAAATTGCTTATCCACTAAAATATTTTTAGGATTTATGTCGCGATGGATAAATCCCTGACTATGAATTTGCTCCTGGAGGGCTTGAACCAGGATGATTGTTAGGTCGAATCGTTGTTGGATGGTTAACTGATTTGCCTCAATGAGCTCCATAAGCGGTAGACCTGGAAGTTTACGCATAACGATATAACTTTGCTCTTCATCAACAGTAAGTGGCTTACAGTGGAAAAGGCTCAAAGCGCGTAAATTGCTGACCTCTTTTTCAGCGTTTTCTTTCGAGACATATTTAAACGGTTGCACCTTAACCAGGCGTTGCTTATCCTCAGGTTTAATTTTGGTAATTAGTTCGCTCTCATCAATAGAGATGGTTAACAAGCTTAAATAAAGCTCACCAAAACATCCTTTGCCATAAATGTTATTGCCTAATACCTCATAAACATTTTTAGAGCTTGTTGAGTCTAAATGCCTAATAATGCGATGGCTGAAGATAATTTCTTCGTCATCTATCCAGTGTGAACCCATTGCAAATGTAGTTTTATTCGGGGTGGCGGTGAGAAGCTGGTGTACTAAAGAGCGATTGCTCGCCGTTAAATTAAGTAAATTAATATATTGAGCCATTGGAAGACCCAGAGTTAAAAAAGGTGTCTAATTTTATCATATTATGAGCAAAACAGAATCATATGGTTTTTATGAGGTACCCCAATTGTTGGTGGTACCTCATAAAAATGATTGAAAACTTCTGTAAACTCTTTGCAGACTAGCCAGGTAATCTACCTGCTCTTAGAGAAGGCAAAATTTCTGCTAAAGGTCTCTCGGGAACTGTCAGTAGTGGCTGTGTACTATCACTGACCATGGCTAATAAGCTAAGTAAACTATTCACACCATGGCAAACAGCATCTGTACGAACCGTTTGAGTACTAAAGTTGGTTATAAAGCCGCCAATTGCTCGCTCTGGATTTTTTACGTCGTAGGTATTGGCTTTTGTGTAGGCATTTTGTAATAACCAACGAGTCGTCAATATCATTGGTTTACGATATTGGTTGCAGTCCGTAAAATGAGTGGTTTGACAAAAATCATACAGTACTCCCATGACCTCATTAATCCACCCATTACCACTTGGTGTGATAGCATCACGATAACGTCCATAGGTATATGCATCATGATTATCGGTAATTTGCTGCGATAATAGTTTTGCAGAGGTTTGGCGAATGATGTCTAAATAGGTATTGTCATTATTGATTTTGGCATAATCAATCATGGACATTAGGACCCAACTGGTAGAGATAGAGTTTTTGGGTCGGAAATCATCACCAACAAAGATATTTTGCTTTTTAACCTCATCTTTGAAGTGATTTGCGACTTTTGTCGCGCCGTTATAGTAACGCTTCTCTTGGGTGATTGCATAAAGGCGCGACAGGGCTGAGAGTACTTGGCCAGAATAAAGGAAAGACTGTTTATCATAAACATGCCAGTCATTGTTTTTGCATACAGCAATAGGTGTCACATTGCCATCGGGTTTTACCATGGTTAACAGCCAATCCCCGGCTTTCTTGGCAGCAGTAAGATAACTATCATCGTTATAAAAACGATATAACTCTAAAAGGGTAAAAATTGTTTTCGAGGTTGTTCCTACAACAACACGGCATTGTTTCTGGGACGAAGCAGGATCATAAGAATAATAAAATCCTCCTGCATGTGGTCCGGAAGGTACTTGCATGGATAAAATAAACTTGGCAATGGGTTTGAAATTTTTTTCAAGTTTAGGGTCATGGTTAAATTTATAGAGTTTTAAAAAAGTATACAAACTTGAAGCGCTATAAATGGTGCGTAATTTCTCTTCTGGTTTATCTTGTCCGGCATCATAAAATTTAAAAAAACCATGTAAAGAGGGGTGCATGACATTGAGCAAATATTCTTGGCTATTGGCCACTTGGTCTTTAATGGTTGGGACATCCAGAACGCGAACTGCGACACGATTCCCTAAAAGTTCTAACCCTTTTTTCATAAACTCAATAAAAGAATACGTTTGTGTGGGATAATAATCAAAGCTAACCTTGAAGCGGAATTGTGCCAACTCATTTCCGGTAATTTGTTTTAGTGTGGTATTTTTTAAAGCATTTTCGGTGGCTGTTTGCACCACGTGTGCCAAATCTTGTCCTTGTGCATTACCTCGTCCAATCTTGGTGCCCTGATAA
The nucleotide sequence above comes from Legionella hackeliae. Encoded proteins:
- the rpsM gene encoding 30S ribosomal protein S13, with the translated sequence MARIAGVNIPDHKHIVIALTSIYGIGKTTAIKLCEAVGIETATKVSQLSEEKLEALRTEIAKMTVEGDLRRAINMNIKRLMDLGCYRGLRHRRGLPLRGQRTKTNARTRKGRRKASNI
- the rpsN gene encoding 30S ribosomal protein S14, which codes for MAKKSMLARERKRAKLVAKYKERRNELKVLIKSSTDFDEIMEAQAKLSKLPINSNPVRHSTRCQQCGRPHAVYRKFGLCRICLRQQLMTGNVTGGRKSSW
- the rplO gene encoding 50S ribosomal protein L15 translates to MNLNTLSPDPGSRPGKKRLGRGIGSGLGKTCGKGHKGQKARAGGFHKINFEGGQMPIQRRLPKMGFKSRTARTVDQITLGELATIKAESIDLQALKDSGLINKSIKEVKVILSGEINAPLKLKGLRVTKGARAAIEQAGGSIEE
- the rpmD gene encoding 50S ribosomal protein L30; this encodes MSKKIKITLVKSVIGRKPKHIEIVKQLGLGKLNSSVVQQDNPAIRGLVNIVNYLVQVEECA
- the rplR gene encoding 50S ribosomal protein L18, with the translated sequence MKNKEQARIRRGLKAKAIHRRNPEKARLVVHRSGTHIYSQIVVRGEKGDVVIVCSSTMDKELKSKLSGTKVEQAQQVGKLLGERAKAKNIDEVSFDRSGFKYHGRVKALADGAREAGLNF
- the rpsH gene encoding 30S ribosomal protein S8; protein product: MHDPVADMLTRIRNGQQAKHQSVTLNSSKLKEEIARVLKEEGYILDYNVQLLENNIKSITLQLKYYHGKPVIERILRISRPGLRVYKSFKDLPSIPGFGVAILSTSKGVMTHVAAKRQGVGGEILCEVA
- the rpsK gene encoding 30S ribosomal protein S11, which codes for MNKAKQQKSRKKVKRIVSDGIVHVHASFNNTIVTFTDRQGNALCWATAGGSGFRGSRKSTPYAAQVATERAAVVAKEYGVKSVAVLIDGPGPGRESTIRELIAQDFKIVEITDVTGIPHNGCKPPKKRRV
- the rpsE gene encoding 30S ribosomal protein S5 translates to MAAFDEIQKSDGYQEKLVSVTRTAKVVKGGRVFGFAVLVVVGDGKGKVGFGRGKAREVPIAIQKAMDQARKNMTYIPLAGTTIHHEITWNYGASKVFMKPASEGTGIIAGGAMRAVLEVLGVQNILAKSIGSTNPSNIVRATINALTNIGTPDYVAAKRGKTVAEVMAE
- the rpmJ gene encoding 50S ribosomal protein L36, whose amino-acid sequence is MKVRASVKRLCRNCKIIKRNGTIRVICKDARHKQKQG
- the secY gene encoding preprotein translocase subunit SecY, producing the protein MNNQRQTSGQSRGGLAELKSRLLFVIIGILVYRLGAHIPVPGLDPQKLANFFGEQQNTIFGLFNMFSGGALSRVTVFAIGIMPYISASIIIQLFSVVSPKLEQLKKEGESGRRKINQYTRYLTLILAIFQSLGMARWLAGQQIALHADIFFYFTAVVTLVTGTMFLMWLGEQITEKGVGNGISLIIFSGIVSSMPHAIASVFQQVKEGQMQALTLLLVGVIVVLVTGFVVFMERAQRRIRVNYAQRTHGRKVYAAQTSHLPLKINMSGVIPPIFASSIILLPATLAQFFAKGKGMDWLADIGMALSPGQPLYLIIYAIAILFFAFFYAALVFNPKDTADNLKKSGAYIPGIRPGEQTTRYIDSVMTRLTLVGAIYLVLVCLLPQILMYTWHVPFYFGGTSLLIIVVVIMDFVAQVQAHLMTQQYDSLMKKANFRGTKLPGLL
- the rplF gene encoding 50S ribosomal protein L6, with translation MSRVAKAPINLPANVELTIGKDTLTVKGPKGSLVQHYNKLVNVSKSEDSNNKIEFKPASNDPNAWAHAGTVRALVNNMVKGVTNGFDVTLELVGVGYRAQANNKAITLSLGFSHPIEYALPQGVTAETPNNTTIIIRGIDKQLLGQVASEIRGFRPPEPYKGKGIRYAGEIIIRKEAKKK